Proteins from a single region of Malassezia restricta chromosome IV, complete sequence:
- a CDS encoding GTPase NPA3: protein MTHDEAPTSPVLPPPPRATAMIVIGMAGSGKSTFVSKLASHLGQRAASAAEEPHATRPYLINIDPAVSTLGYAPNVDIRDTIDYHRVMEEYKLGPNGGILTSLNLFTTKFDQVLQLVDKRAQELDYMVLDTPGQIEIFTWSASGSIITDALATSMPTVLVYVVDTPRTTAPATFMSNMLYACSILYKARLPFVIVFNKIDVQSHEFALEWMHDFEAFQRALMAGHARDPSTYATSGTKEPPTSFESRGEEPSYLNSLMNSMSLVLDEFYKNLTAVGVSSATGQGMDAFLDAVQSARTEYLHDVRPLLEKTVAEKRAQRTESRENQMKALMRDMSLREPRSGMAKIRSQQRADPQDTQAKYDGDGVIVDPDSDEEKPEYGAPGGDDRLSQRWNNLDGSYWPTSL from the coding sequence ATGACccacgacgaggcaccgACGAGCCctgtgctgccgccgcccccGCGCGCTACAGCCATGATTGTGATTGGCATGGCCGGTTCGGGCAAGTCGACTTTCGTGTCCAAGCTCGCCTCGCatctcggccagcgcgcagcctcggcggcggaggagccccatgcgacgcgcccgtACTTGATCAACATTGACCCGGCCGTGTCGACCTTGGGCTACGCTCCGAACGTCGACATCCGCGACACGATCGACTACCACCGTGTGATGGAAGAGTACAAGCTCGGGCCGAATGGCGGTATTCTCACATCGCTCAATCTGTTCACGACCAAGTTTGATCAGGTcttgcagctcgtggaCAAGCGCGCCCAGGAGCTCGACTACATGGTGCTCGATACGCCCGGCCAGATTGAAATCTTCACGTGGTCGGCATCCGGCTCCATCATCACCGATGCGCTGgcgacgtcgatgcccaCGGTGCTCGTGTACGTCGTCGATACCCCGCGTACGACGGCACCAGCCACGTTCATGAGCAATATGTTGTACGCGTGCAGCATTCTGTACAAGGCCCGTCTGCCATTCGTGATTGTGTTTAACAAGATTGATGTGCAGTCGCACGAGTTTGCCCTCGAGTGGATGCACGACTTTGAAGCGTTTCAGCGCGCGTTGATGGCCGGTCACGCTCGTGATCCGTCCACGTACGCGACGTCTGGCACCAAGGAGCCGCCGACGTCATTCGAGAGTCGCGGTGAGGAGCCCAGCTACCTCAACAGTCTCATGAACAGCATGAGCCTCGTCCTCGATGAATTCTACAAGAACCTGACAGCCGTCGGTGTGTCGTCCGCCACAGGTCAGGGTATGGACGCGTTTCTAGACGCCGTGCAGTCGGCACGCACAGAGTACCTGCACGATGTGCGCCCTCTTCTCGAAAAAACGGTCGCTGAGAAGCGCGCTCAGCGGACCGAATCGCGTGAAAACCAAATGAAAGCGCTGATGCGCGACATGAGCCTCCGTGAGCCGCGGTCCGGCATGGCCAAGATACGgtcgcagcagcgcgctgaTCCGCAAGATACCCAGGCAAAGTACGATGGCGATGGCGTCATTGTAGACCCTGACTCGGACGAGGAAAAGCCCGAGTACGGCGCCCCGGGCGGAGACGATCGTCTCAGTCAGCGATGGAACAATTTGGACGGCAGCTACTGGCCTACGTCCCTATAA
- a CDS encoding DUF890 domain protein, protein MVWGVEVGVMHPRNRYARRRERDVDWSDEEAKRVYTESVLRRDFGVTCALARDRLCPALPNRLNYIHWLEDILQASGTRSHVAGLDIGTGHAAIFAVLLCAMHPDWHMTGTDTDASALVLAQAMLRDPANQAWSRRLTLRHTPQDTLLPQDMDACFTICNPPFYASAEERERLREAKASYQKPCTAHDAELYTPEGEVGFVQRLVHESTQHRERIAWYTTMLGRHASVGAIVTLLRQRGIENYALTELTQGRTRRWALAWSFQPHRLPDTLTRRVGPSLHAYVPPSCHRTWNVPLPSQDALVAQLHALDTLPPTDTDLTDTSLTVWTLCWTRTARRARQRGASTARKPASPLLVLHLDVESDVCIHVSWTYGLDRWAFDSLCQHILHRLRPVTKRVATA, encoded by the coding sequence ATGGTGTGGGGAGTGGAGGTAGGTGTGATGCATCCACGCAATCGCTATGCTCGGCGACGAGAGCGTGACGTGGATTGGTCGGACGAAGAAGCCAAGCGCGTGTACACCGAATCGGTGCTGCGACGCGACTTTGGCGTGACGtgtgcgctggcgcgcgatCGACTTTGTCCTGCGCTGCCCAACCGACTGAACTACATCCACTGGCTCGAAGATATCCTGCAGGCGTCCGGGACGCGCTCGCACGTCGCCGGTCTGGACATTGGCACGGGGCACGCGGCCATCTTTGCTGTGCTATTGTGTGCGATGCATCCCGACTGGCACATGACGGGCACCGACACGGACGCCTCCGCCCTCGTCCTAGCGCAGGCCATGCTTCGCGATCCGGCGAACCAAGCGTGGTCGAGACGCTTGACGTTACGGCATACGCCCCAAGATACCCTGCTGCCACAGGACATGGATGCGTGCTTCACGATATGCAATCCACCGTTTTATGCATCGGCAGAGGAGCgagagcgcctgcgcgaggcCAAGGCATCCTACCAGAAGCCCTgcacagcgcacgacgccgagctctACACACCCGAGGGCGAAGTTGGATTCGTCCAGCGTCTTGTGCACGAAAGCACGCAGCAtcgtgagcgcatcgcatggTACACCACCATGCTCGGTCGGCATGCGTCGGTGGGGGCGATCGTGACGCTGCTCAGGCAGAGGGGGATAGAGAACTATGCCCTCACCGAGCTCACGCAAGGTCGAACGCGCCGCTGGGCTCTAGCCTGGTCGTTCCAGCCCCACCGTTTGCCAGATACCCTGACTCGGCGCGTCGGACCCTCTCTGCATGCCTACGTGCCCCCCTCGTGCCACCGCACATGGAACGTGCCGCTCCCGAGTCAGGATGCactcgtggcgcagctgcacgcgctcgatACGCTGCCGCCCACAGATACGGACCTCACCGACACCTCGCTGACCGTATGGACGCTGTGTTGgacacgcacggcgcggcgtgcgcggcagcgcggcgcgtccaCCGCCCGCAAGCCGGCGTCGCCCCTGCTGGTCCTGCACCTCGACGTCGAGTCGGACGTGTGCATCCACGTGTCGTGGACGTATGGGCTCGATCGGTGGGCGTTTGACTCCTTATGCCAGCATATTCTACATCGTCTACGGCCGGTCACCAAACGCGTCGCTACCGCGTAA
- a CDS encoding phosphoribosylaminoimidazolecarboxamide formyltransferase/IMP cyclohydrolase, whose amino-acid sequence MTQPTAILSVYDKTGLVELAQGLAAKGVRLLGSGGTARMVREAGLEIGDVSDITHAPEMLHGRVKTLHPAVHGGILARTSLESDRADLEANKIAPIDIVVCNLYPFEDTVAKDPAPSIAEAVEEVDIGGVTLIRAAAKNHDRVWVLCDPKDYATFLAHYGEAADSDAAKQSRERFALKGFTHTAHYDTAISQYFREQYASPPREPVQYLTLRYGANPHQKPACAYLPDRELPFKALSGSPGYINLLDSLNAWALVKELSQETQRPAAASFKHVSPAGAAVAVPLSEVEARAYFVADLGPLSDLATAYARARGADRMSSFGDMIALSHTCDVQTARIISREVSDGVIAPGYEAEALEMLRGKKGGKYCVLQMDPTYEPHSIETRQVYGISLQQRRNDVRITPDMFKERVSAIKEVPESAVLDMIVATIALKYTQSNSVCYALHGQVIGLGAGQQSRIHCTRLAGSKADNWWLRQHPRVLGLPFKKGTKRPDKSNAIDLYVEGTPLDGEERAQWESLFETLPAPLTPEERASHAAALKEVVVASDAFFPFPDNVYRAARSGAKYIAAPGGSVMDDACVAAANAQNMVVARTHLRLFHH is encoded by the coding sequence ATGACACAGCCCACGGCTATCCTTTCCGTGTACGACAAGACGGGCCTTGTAGAGCTGGCCCAGGGCCTTGCTGCCAagggcgtgcgcctgctTGGTAGCGGAGGCACGGCACGCATGGTGCGTGAGGCCGGCCTCGAGATTGGCGATGTGTCGGACATTACGCATGCCCCTGAGATGTTGCATGGCCGCGTCAAGACCCTGCATCCGGCGGTGCACGGCGGCATCTTGGCACGTACGTCGCTCGAGTCCGACCGTGCGGACCTCGAAGCGAACAAGATTGCGCCGATCGATATCGTGGTGTGCAACCTGTACCCGTTCGAGGACACGGTCGCCAAGGACCCGGCGCCATCGAtcgccgaggccgtcgaggaAGTCGACATTGGTGGCGTGACGCTCATCCGCGCCGCTGCCAAGAACCACGACCGTGTGTGGGTGCTGTGTGATCCCAAGGACTACGCTACGTTCCTGGCGCACTACGGCGAGGCGGCcgacagcgacgcagccaaGCAGAGCCGCGAACGCTTTGCCCTCAAGGGCTTTACGCACACGGCGCACTACGACACGGCGATCAGCCAGTACTTCCGCGAGCAGTACGCATCGCCCCCGCGTGAGCCTGTCCAGTACCTGACGCTGCGCTACGGTGCGAACCCGCACCAGAAGCCCGCGTGTGCGTACCTGCCGGACCGCGAGCTGCCGTTCAAGGCGCTGAGTGGCTCGCCTGGCTACATCAACCTGCTCGACAGCCTGAACGCCTGGGCCCTCGTCAAGGAGCTGAGCCAGGAGACGCAGCGTCCCGCAGCCGCGTCGTTCAAGCACGTCTCGccggccggcgccgccgtggcTGTGCCGCTCTCGGAagtcgaggcgcgtgcgtacTTTGTGGCAGACTTGGGCCCTCTCTCCGACCTCGCGACGGCCtacgcacgcgcgcgtggcgcagaCCGTATGAGCAGCTTTGGCGACATGATTGCGCTGTCGCACACGTGTGACGTCCAGACCGCGCGTATCATTTCGCGCGAGGTGAGTGACGGTGTGATTGCGCCCGGCtacgaggccgaggcgctcgagatgctgcgcggcaagaAGGGCGGCAAGTACTGCGTCTTGCAGATGGACCCGACGTACGAGCCCCACTccatcgagacgcgccaGGTGTATGGCATTTCGCTGCAGCAGAGGCGCAATGATGTGCGCATCACGCCTGACATGTTCAAGGAGCGCGTGTCGGCCATCAAGGAGGTGCCCGAGTCGGCCGTGCTCGATATGATCGTGGCGACGATTGCGCTCAAGTACACGCAGTCGAACAGTGTGTGCTacgcgctgcacggccaGGTCATTGGTCTGGGTGCTGGTCAGCAGTCGCGCATTCACTGCACGCGCCTGGCTGGCAGCAAGGCGGACAACTGGTGGCTCCGCCAGCACCCGCGTGTGCTGGGCCTGCCTTTCAAGAAGGGCACCAAGCGCCCGGACAAGAGCAATGCCATCGACCTGTACGTCGAGGGCACGCCGCTCGATGGCGAAGAGCGTGCGCAGTGGGAGTCGCTGTTTGAAacgctgcctgcgccgctgACGCCGGAAGAGCGCGCCTCGCATGCCGCGGCCCTGAAAGAGGTCGTCGTGGCCAGCGACGCCTTCTTCCCCTTCCCGGACAATGTGTaccgtgcggcgcgctcggGTGCCAAGTACATTGCTGCGCCGGGCGGCAGTGTGATGGACGACGCATGCGTGGCTGCTGCGAATGCGCAAAACATGGTCGTGGCGCGCACCCACTTGCGTCTGTTCCACCACTAG
- a CDS encoding mitochondrial alcohol dehydrogenase isozyme III has product MSATVDLGTVFKGTPSGKIIEAKGGTRQLRPHDVVIDIVYSGLCGTDLHYRKADMVLGHEGVGVVSQVGSEVRNFKVGDRAGWGYNHKSCGYCDHCFEGWDTLCSERTMYGVKDLDFGSFGDRAVIDADYVHKIPEGMDLRSAGPFQCGGSTVYGAIVHAGVKANDRVGVLGLGGLGHLAVQYLAKMGCEVVVFSGTNSKREQAMQLGAHEFVASKENPKFEGVKPVNSLIVTTSFLPDWDLYFSVMKRNGTIVPLSVSFDEMRLPYASLLMNQLCVKASLVAPRLIHRQMLEFSARNNIVPMIEELEMNEEGLNTAFDRLDKGDVRYRFVLRNPRYQGPAVK; this is encoded by the coding sequence ATGTCAGCCACCGTGGATTTGGGTACAGTGTTCAAAGGAACCCCCAGCGGCAAGATCATCGAGGCCAAGGGCGGTACGCGTCAGCTTCGCCCGCACGATGTCGTGATCGACATTGTGTACTCGGGCCTGTGTGGTACCGACCTGCACTACCGCAAGGCGGACATGGTCCTCGGTCACGAGGGTGTGGGTGTCGTCTCGCAAGTGGGTTCGGAGGTGCGGAACTTCAAGGTAGGCGACCGCGCCGGCTGGGGCTACAACCACAAGTCTTGTGGATACTGCGACCACTGCTTCGAGGGATGGGACACGCTGTGCTCTGAGCGCACGATGTACGGTGTCAAGGACCTCGACTTTGGTAGCTTTGGTGACCGTGCTGTCATTGATGCCGACTATGTGCACAAGATTCCTGAGGGCATGGACCTGCGCTCCGCTGGTCCCTTCCAGTGTGGTGGCTCTACGGTGTATGGTGCTATTGTCCACGCCGGCGTCAAGGCCAACGACCGTGTGGGTGTGCTGGGCCTTGGTGGTCTGGGTCACTTGGCTGTGCAGTACCTTGCGAAGATGGGATGTGAGGTTGTGGTGTTCAGCGGCACCAACAGCAAGCGTGAGCAGGCGATGCAGCTTGGTGCGCACGAGTTTGTGGCATCGAAGGAGAACCCCAAGTTTGAGGGTGTCAAGCCGGTGAACTCGCTGATTGTCACCACGAGCTTCCTGCCTGACTGGGACTTGTACTTTAGCGTGATGAAGCGCAACGGCACGATTGTGCCGCTGTCGGTCAGCTTTGACGAGATGAGGCTGCCGTACGCGAGCCTTCTGATGAACCAGCTCTGCGTGAAGGCCAGCCTTGTGGCTCCTCGCCTGATCCACCGCCAGATGCTGGAGTTCAGTGCGCGCAACAACATTGTGCCTATGatcgaggagctcgagaTGAACGAGGAGGGCCTGAACACGGCCTTTGACCGTCTTGACAagggcgacgtgcgctACCGCTTCGTGCTGCGCAACCCTCGTTACCAGGGCCCTGCTGTGAAGTAA
- a CDS encoding DUF202 domain protein, whose protein sequence is MASTGNYFTRIYERAADMVNQVRHVSSDETRPLLHGQGQRSYQGTEDDSIPVPKPRPVVTPVKVEAKVWFANERTWISWLRASLLLGTLALALFNSATYYDPKTSTDPMVPDYEGRPRAAKAIRTFGLVYALISAFVLLWGLYSYQRRVTLIKMRWPGSFDDLIGPPLVCGATFIAVLANFIVAVHQYLE, encoded by the exons ATGGCGTCGACAGGCAACTATTTCACGCGCATCTACGAGCGCGCAGCAGATATGGTGAACCAAGTGAGGCATGTGTCGTCCGACGAGACACGCCCCTTGCTGCATGGCCAGGGCCAGCGTTCATACCAAGGCACCGAGGACGACTCGATTCCTGTTCCCAAGCCGCGTCCTGTCGTGACGCCTGTCAAAGTGGAAGCGAAAGTTTGGTTTGCGAATGAGCGAACGTGGATCTCGTGGCtacgtgcgtcgctgcttctgggcacgctcgcgcttgcTCTCTTCAACTCAGCCACATACTACGACCCCAagacgtcgacggacccCATGGTGCCAGACTATGAGGGCCGTCCCCGTGCGGCCAAGGCTATTCGCACGTTTGGCTTGGTGTACGCTCTGATCTCTGCCTTTGTGCTTTTGTGGGGTCTGTATAGCTatcagcgccgcgtcaccCTCATCAAGATGCGCTGGCCGGGCAGTTTCG ACGACCTGATTGGCCCCCCCTTGGTGTGTGGTGCTACCTTCatcgccgtgctggccaaCTTCATTGTGGCCGTGCATCAGTATTTGGAGTAG
- a CDS encoding cytochrome c oxidase subunit 17, with product MSTSKPGTAPHLVTELNPKGIKPCCACPETKAARDDCFLRFGHSVEEHGESARKCEELVKRHRACMASLGFNI from the exons ATGTCCACGTCTAAGCCCGGCACCGCACCGCACCTTGTGACAGAGCTCAACCCCAAAGGAATTAAACC CTGTTGTGCATGCCCTGAAACCAAGGCAGCGCGTGATGATTGCTTCCTTCGATTCGGCCACAGCGTGGAGGAGCATGGCGAATCGGCACGAAAGTGTGAAGAGCTAGTCAAGCGTCATCgcgcgtgcatggcatcgctAGGATTCAACATTTGA
- a CDS encoding lipoyl synthase, producing the protein MWVANRWGMPQRWMREAVRALHTSSARALSSPASVSRLEMLRQRLAEEDAASLDEFAGMPAPAPRVRMGRVGDERLPSYTKTRIPKGANFSRIKRDLRGLGLATVCEEARCPNIGECWGGEGGKEAATATIMLMGDTCTRACRFCSVKTSRQPAALDPHEPENTAEAISRWGLGYIVLTSVDRDDLADGGAAHIALTIQKIKQKARTMLVEALVPDFSGSQACVEQVALSGLDVYAHNIETVERTTPFVRDRRAKYRQSLATLQHAKTVRPDLVTKTSIMLGCGETDAEVEQTLRDLRSANVDVVTFGQYMRPTKRHMKVSEYVEPEKFAQWQATAEEMGFLYVASGPLVRSSYRAGELFIENVIRKRRGVGTPVDTKTVQALRGSDAFGDRP; encoded by the coding sequence ATGTGGGTGGCAAATCGGTGGGGGATGCCAcagcgctggatgcgcgaggcggtgcgtgcgctgcacacaTCGTCTGCGCGAGCGCTCTCATCGCCTGCGTCTGTGTCGCGTCTCGAGATGCTGCGACAGCGACTGGCGGAGGAGGACGCAGCGTCCTTAGACGAGTTTGCCGGCATGCCggctcctgcgccgcgtgtccGCATGGGCCGCGTAGGTGACGAGCGTCTACCGTCGTATACCAAGACGCGCATTCCGAAGGGTGCGAACTTTTCGCGTATCAAGCGCGATCTGCGTGGCTTGGGCCTCGCTACGGTCTGTGAGGAGGCGCGGTGCCCCAACATTGGCGAGTGCTGGGGTGGTGAAGGCGGGAAGGAGGCCGCTACCGCGACGATCATGCTGATGGGCGATACATGCACACGTGCGTGCCGCTTCTGCTCCGTCAAGACGTCGCGACAACccgcggcgctggaccCGCATGAGCCAGAGAACACGGCCGAGGCCATTTCGCGGTGGGGTCTCGGCTACATTGTGCTTACGTCGGTCGACCGTGACGACCTCGCCGACGGTGGTGCGGCGCACATTGCGCTTACGATCCAAAAAATCAAGCAAaaggcgcgcacgatgctgGTCGAGGCCCTCGTGCCTGACTTTAGCGGCTCGCAGGCCTGTGTGgagcaagtcgcgctcAGTGGCCTGGATGTGTATGCCCACAACATCGAGACGGtcgagcgcacgacgccctTTGTACGTGACCGCCGCGCCAAGTACCGCCAGAGTCTCGCGACACTGCAGCACGCCAAGACCGTGCGCCCCGATCTCGTGACCAAAACCAGCATCATGCTGGGCTGTGGCGAGACGGACGCGGAAGTCGAGCAGACCCTGCGTGATCTGCGCAGCGCCAACGTCGATGTCGTGACATTTGGCCAGTACATGCGTCCTACCAAGCGGCACATGAAAGTGTCTGAGTACGTCGAGCCGGAGAAATTTGCGCAGTGGCAAGCGACCGCCGAAGAGATGGGCTTTTTGTACGTGGCGAGTGGCCCGCTCGTCCGCAGCAGCTACCGTGCTGGTGAACTGTTCATCGAGAATGTCATTCGCAAGCGCCGCGGTGTCGGCACACCCGTCGACACCAAGACGGTGCAGGCGTTACGCGGTAGCGACGCGTTTGGTGACCGGCCGTAG
- a CDS encoding large subunit ribosomal protein LP1 produces MASADLASTYAALILADEGLEITSDKLVELTAAAGVPVEPIWAQLLSKALEGKDVKDLLTNVGAAGPAVAAAPAAGAAAGGDAPAEEAKEEKKEEAKEESDDDMGFGLFD; encoded by the exons ATGGCTTCTGC TGATCTCGCTTCGACTTACGCTGCTCTGATCCTCGCTGACGAGGGTCTTGAGATCACG AGCGACAAGCTTGTTGAGCtcaccgccgccgctggcgTGCCCGTGGAGCCTATCTGGGCCCAGCTGCTCTCCAAGGCCCTCGAGGGCAAGGACGTGAAGGACCTGCTCACGAACGTGGGTGCCGCCGGCCCcgctgtggctgctgctcctgctgccggcgctgccgctggtgGTGACGCTCCTGCTGAGGAGGCCAAGGAAGAGAAGAAGGAGGAGGCGAAGGAAGAGTCGGATGACGACATGGGCTTTGGTCTCTTTGACTAG
- a CDS encoding vacuolar fusion protein MON1, translated as MPRWPWGSSGAMAPPASPTLRSSDSAPASLDTSHVSAHGPQPAETMPPSPMAESPPEDHTDTHAYMVFSVAGKLLYTSYDGEETWAYTQASVMHAMLSLFDEHEALQRISLAHMHITFLQPKPLYVACLSTQATPDAIVQARLERLYAAILSLMSRARLQRLLARAPNLDLQALIGPMKAYLDCVVHDMHASPALALGTVPVRALDASLRDQLAQACLQMEARPPQPLYVLLYDQEALLALAHPKRHAPYASDLALVNALVRVCGDHDTWAPLCLPALAPDGFVYVYASRVGRVRVALVCGDPDGYVACRAWRHALATSACMARVPSALSTPTLTAEAMGLFGLRDVVFSSRRTRQCILSSHIPARRRAWMEHVLCALRGASPRPAPPALQRQPPVPVPLELVIERTEHEAMLGWRTPVFELCISTSPLLASSAIGELANKVVAWIRQNDQRLFATPATF; from the coding sequence ATGCCGCGGTGGCCGTGGGGGTCGAGTGgggccatggcgccgcctgcgtcgcCGACGCTTCGATCGAGTGACTCGGCACCTGCGTCTCTCGATACGTCGCACGTATCTGCGCATGGGCCGCAGCCGGCAGAGACCATGCCGCCCTCGCCCATGGCCGAGTCGCCGCCCGAGGACCACACAGACACGCACGCGTACATGGTGTTTAGCGTCGCGGGCAAATTGCTGTATACATCGTATGATGGGGAAGAGACGTGGGCCTACACGCAGGCGAGTGTCATGCATGCGATGCTGTCCCTCTTtgacgagcacgaggcgctgcagcgcatctcGCTGGCCCACATGCATATTACGTTCCTCCAGCCCAAGCCGCTGTACGTCGCCTGCCTATCGACCCAAGCCACGCCGGATGCGAtcgtgcaggcgcgccTAGAGCGCTTGTATGCCGCGATCCTGAGTCTGATGAGCCGCGCACGactccagcgcctgctggcgcgtgcgccgaaTCTCGACTTGCAGGCACTGATTGGGCCCATGAAGGCCTATTTGGACTGTGTCGTGCACGATATGCATGCATCACCTGCACTCGCCCTCGGCACGGTGCCGGTGCGTGCTTTGGATGCTTCGCTACGTGATCAGCTGGCCCAAGCGTGCCTTCAAATGGAGGCGCGTCCGCCGCAGCCCCTGTATGTGCTGCTCTACGATCAGGAGGCGCTCCTCGCTCTCGCGCATCCCAAGCGGCACGCACCCTATGCGTCGGACCTTGCGCTCGTGAATGCCTtggtgcgtgtgtgcgGCGACCACGATACGTGGGCCCCGCTGTGCCTGCCTGCGCTCGCGCCAGATGGCTTCGTATACGTGTATGCGAGCAGGGTGGGGCGTGTCCGCGTCGCTCTCGTGTGTGGCGATCCCGATGGGTAcgtggcatgccgcgcatggcgccATGCCCTCGCCAcgtcggcgtgcatggcgcgcgtccCATCCGCTCTAtcgacgccgacgctcACCGCCGAGGCCATGGGCCTTTTCGGCCTACGTGACGTGGTATTTTCATCGCGGCGAACGCGCCAATGCATCCTGTCCTCCCATATACCcgcacgccgacgtgcttggatggagcatgtgctttgtgcgctgcgcggcgcgtcgccacgTCCCGCACCGCCCGCGCTCCAGCGACAGCCGCCGGTCCCCGTCccgctcgagctcgtgatcgagcgcacggaacacgaggccatgctgGGCTGGCGCACGCCCGTGTTTGAGCTGTGCATCAGCACGAGCCCCTTGCTCGCTTCGTCCGCGATCGGCGAGCTGGCGAACAAGGTCGTGGCGTGGATTCGACAAAACGACCAACGCCTGTTTGCTACGCCCGCTACCTTCTAA